The Pedobacter mucosus genome window below encodes:
- a CDS encoding helix-turn-helix domain-containing protein — protein sequence MTAIELITRDDLKNFKTELLVDIKNMLGPQDSISKKWLKSSEVRKLLNISPGTLQNLRINGTLRFTRIGSIMFYKLDDINALLEGGME from the coding sequence ATGACAGCCATTGAACTTATTACCAGGGACGATCTAAAAAACTTTAAAACTGAACTGCTTGTAGATATAAAAAATATGCTCGGGCCGCAGGATTCCATATCCAAGAAATGGCTCAAGAGCAGCGAGGTCAGAAAGCTGCTCAATATTTCACCTGGCACCCTGCAGAACCTTCGCATCAATGGAACGCTCCGCTTCACGCGGATTGGCTCCATTATGTTCTACAAGCTTGATGACATAAACGCCTTGTTGGAAGGGGGTATGGAATGA
- the istA gene encoding IS21 family transposase — MSKIRQILRMYSQGRSKLSIATQVGVSRNTAKRYFSAFDSGGCTFEQINALNDKELEDFFGKSRERAPDSRLLTLQRCFPGIDKELKRTGVTRVMLWEAYLKEFPNGFHYTQFCFYYNQWKSRVNPVMHLDHKAGDKLFVDFAGQKLSIVDQETGEVIDVEVFVAILGASQLTYVEAVLTQQKEDFISACENTFHYIGGVSAAIVPDNLKAAVTKSNKYEPTLNETFADFADHYGTTILPARAYRPRDKALVEGAVKIAYSRIYAPLRKHVFHSLTELNAAILVALEVHNSQPLKGRNYSRRLQFEEIEREALNPLPVLKYEFKKQHHATVMKNGHVNLGPDKHYYSVPFRFIGKKVKILYSRSNVEIFYHYERIAMHKRIKSPYSYTTDKDHMATTHKFVTDWTPDRFLEWASSIDEDVRLYILKILDRKQHPEQAYKSCVGILSFAKKAGNQRLINACRRALGFGIYSYKTIQTILERNLDQYEESLFADELPMPSHDNIRGGDYYK; from the coding sequence ATGAGCAAGATAAGACAGATTCTCAGAATGTACAGCCAGGGGCGAAGCAAGCTTTCCATAGCGACCCAGGTCGGTGTTTCCCGCAATACAGCAAAAAGATACTTCAGTGCGTTTGATTCCGGTGGGTGTACATTTGAACAGATAAATGCACTTAATGACAAGGAGCTTGAGGATTTTTTTGGAAAGAGCCGGGAACGGGCACCCGATAGCCGTCTTTTAACTTTACAACGTTGTTTTCCTGGTATTGACAAAGAACTTAAACGCACTGGGGTAACCCGTGTGATGCTCTGGGAAGCTTATCTAAAGGAATTTCCCAATGGCTTTCATTACACGCAGTTCTGCTTCTATTATAACCAGTGGAAGTCCCGTGTGAACCCGGTGATGCACCTTGACCACAAGGCGGGCGATAAACTCTTTGTTGATTTTGCCGGACAGAAACTCTCCATTGTTGACCAGGAAACCGGTGAGGTGATTGATGTCGAGGTATTCGTTGCCATCCTTGGTGCCAGCCAGCTTACCTATGTGGAGGCCGTACTCACACAACAGAAAGAAGACTTTATATCTGCGTGCGAGAATACATTCCATTATATTGGTGGGGTCTCAGCGGCCATTGTTCCCGATAACCTCAAGGCAGCGGTAACCAAGAGCAACAAATACGAGCCTACCCTGAACGAGACCTTTGCGGATTTTGCCGACCATTACGGAACAACTATTCTGCCGGCACGGGCATACCGCCCAAGGGACAAGGCGCTTGTAGAAGGGGCTGTCAAGATCGCCTATAGCCGGATCTATGCGCCGTTGAGAAAACATGTCTTCCACTCCCTTACAGAATTGAACGCCGCGATACTTGTGGCGCTTGAGGTGCACAATAGCCAGCCACTTAAGGGAAGAAACTATAGCAGGCGCCTCCAGTTCGAGGAAATTGAGCGGGAGGCACTCAATCCCTTGCCAGTACTGAAATACGAGTTCAAGAAACAGCACCATGCAACGGTGATGAAGAACGGACACGTCAATCTTGGTCCCGACAAGCATTATTATAGCGTCCCTTTTCGTTTTATAGGTAAAAAGGTCAAGATACTCTACTCCCGGTCAAATGTGGAGATCTTCTATCACTATGAGCGCATAGCGATGCATAAGCGGATTAAAAGCCCCTATAGTTACACCACCGATAAGGACCATATGGCCACTACCCATAAGTTCGTGACGGACTGGACACCGGACCGTTTTCTGGAGTGGGCATCCAGCATAGATGAGGACGTCAGGCTTTATATCCTCAAGATACTCGACAGAAAACAACATCCTGAGCAGGCTTATAAATCATGCGTGGGCATATTAAGCTTTGCGAAGAAGGCTGGGAACCAGCGGCTGATCAATGCCTGCAGACGGGCCCTTGGCTTTGGGATATACAGTTATAAAACCATACAGACCATACTTGAGCGCAACCTTGACCAGTATGAGGAAAGCCTGTTCGCCGATGAACTGCCAATGCCATCCCATGACAACATCCGTGGGGGCGATTACTACAAATAA
- a CDS encoding outer membrane beta-barrel family protein, with the protein MNKIILMAAFCCLAFLTVLGQDRRLSLHQENISLKSVFKEIEKQCGYTFVYSDEVISDSMFVSLNVNKIPVFKVLKNILTEKNLFYQIISDRLIAIGVKKQEQKFDVSHPLLTGVIVDQKGKEIPFVSVSLFESNALLEGTVSTVMGKYQLSCLFQASHHYRLKLSSIGYEAIELNFSYRDTAEMKRLVMNEDRQILKSVNVVGRRPLIDRRTDRYIVNVEGSILEAGNNGLEVLKKSPGIWVDNEGSIKIKGNQSVMVMINNVVQRMAEGELAEYLRTLRSEDISKIEIISSPPSEFEAAGSGGIIHIILKRSRKDGLVGSISGQYTQQEKQPAYRGGITLSYKLKNLYLSGNLSAGKDKSDYIASNIIHYPNQDLYSSSTNRFNNNDRLVYRISAAYELGKNQTLSIQSMQNENRMNQYFDTHISFLGAQPLIGQAYSEWFRKPSVHSTTANYVLKLDSLGSEFKIIGDYVYSSKAELNNFRSAYSFTPKNSIYRNNTPNQTSLYSLQTDYTKAFNNTLSFKTGLKFVSTKRDNEVINENFTGGNWQLNPGLSNRFIYTERLSMAYASLEKKWGKLSAKLGLRAELTDMKGDLITGNEQFTRDYLGLFPSFFINQQLDEQKGSAIYFSYSRRLQRPGFADLNPYRLQFDDYLTQLGNPDLTPEYTHKIEVGSIFWKNFSADIYYAVTLDKIAELANPVGSVIEYQTRNFNNSNEYGFSFNAPITLFKWWTSNSSIAVYNLSYELYNYRISQTTFYARTSHNFIIKNFLDIDAGIDYRSPFVRANTKIAYQLYTDFGMSKRLLDKSLTLQFRIADVFNTAREKDRTEFEGTRIDFYQKRPTRTFSLSVSYSFSSGKKFDAKRIEQSNDDEKRRIGN; encoded by the coding sequence ATGAATAAAATCATATTAATGGCCGCATTTTGCTGTCTGGCTTTCCTTACCGTACTTGGACAAGACCGTAGATTGAGTTTACATCAGGAAAATATATCACTGAAATCGGTGTTTAAAGAGATCGAAAAGCAGTGTGGTTATACTTTTGTGTATAGCGATGAAGTCATCTCAGATAGCATGTTCGTCAGTTTGAATGTAAATAAGATACCCGTTTTTAAGGTATTAAAAAATATATTAACAGAAAAAAATCTTTTTTACCAAATAATTTCTGATCGGTTAATTGCCATAGGAGTAAAAAAGCAGGAGCAAAAATTTGATGTATCGCATCCGTTATTAACGGGTGTTATTGTAGACCAGAAGGGGAAAGAGATCCCATTTGTGTCTGTAAGTCTTTTCGAATCAAATGCACTTCTAGAAGGAACGGTGAGTACTGTAATGGGAAAATACCAGCTTTCATGTCTATTCCAGGCCTCCCATCATTATCGGTTGAAACTTTCTTCTATAGGTTACGAGGCGATAGAGCTCAATTTCAGTTATCGGGATACTGCCGAAATGAAACGTTTGGTGATGAATGAAGACAGGCAGATATTAAAGTCCGTGAATGTGGTAGGCAGGAGACCCTTGATAGATAGGAGAACCGATAGATATATTGTGAATGTGGAAGGCAGTATTTTAGAAGCAGGCAATAATGGATTGGAGGTTTTAAAGAAATCTCCGGGAATTTGGGTTGACAACGAGGGTTCGATAAAAATTAAGGGTAACCAGTCGGTGATGGTAATGATCAACAATGTAGTGCAAAGAATGGCTGAAGGCGAGCTCGCTGAGTATTTACGAACCCTAAGATCTGAAGATATCAGTAAAATTGAAATCATTTCCAGTCCACCTTCAGAGTTCGAAGCGGCTGGTTCCGGTGGAATTATTCATATTATATTGAAAAGATCCCGAAAAGATGGATTGGTAGGTTCAATTTCTGGACAATATACGCAGCAGGAAAAGCAGCCAGCCTACAGGGGTGGTATTACGCTTAGTTATAAGCTTAAGAATCTCTACTTATCAGGTAACCTATCTGCCGGAAAAGATAAAAGCGATTACATCGCAAGCAATATAATTCACTATCCCAACCAAGATTTGTACTCCAGTAGCACCAATAGATTCAACAACAATGATAGGTTAGTGTATAGGATCAGTGCAGCCTATGAGCTTGGAAAAAATCAAACCTTAAGTATCCAATCGATGCAAAATGAAAATAGAATGAATCAGTATTTTGATACCCACATTTCATTCTTGGGTGCTCAGCCTCTTATTGGACAGGCTTACTCTGAATGGTTTAGAAAACCTTCAGTTCATTCTACTACTGCAAATTACGTCTTAAAATTGGATAGTCTAGGTTCGGAATTTAAGATTATTGGGGATTACGTGTATAGCAGTAAGGCGGAGCTGAACAACTTTAGGTCAGCATACAGCTTTACACCTAAAAACTCAATTTATCGTAATAATACACCAAACCAGACCAGTCTATACAGCTTACAAACCGATTATACAAAAGCGTTTAACAATACCCTATCTTTTAAAACAGGGCTTAAATTTGTGTCCACCAAAAGAGATAACGAAGTTATCAATGAGAATTTTACCGGAGGTAACTGGCAGCTCAATCCGGGTTTGAGCAATCGCTTTATCTATACTGAAAGGTTATCTATGGCTTATGCTTCTCTAGAAAAAAAATGGGGAAAATTAAGCGCCAAGTTGGGCTTAAGGGCAGAGCTCACTGATATGAAGGGCGATTTGATTACAGGAAATGAACAATTTACCAGAGATTACCTCGGTCTTTTTCCTTCTTTTTTTATCAATCAGCAATTGGATGAGCAAAAGGGTAGTGCCATTTATTTTAGTTATTCACGAAGGTTGCAACGTCCTGGCTTTGCCGACCTTAATCCTTATCGGCTACAGTTTGACGATTACTTAACTCAACTGGGCAATCCGGATTTAACGCCAGAATACACACACAAAATTGAAGTTGGCTCTATTTTTTGGAAAAACTTTTCAGCAGATATTTATTATGCAGTAACGCTCGACAAAATTGCAGAGTTGGCAAACCCAGTGGGAAGTGTTATCGAGTACCAGACCAGAAATTTTAACAACAGTAATGAATACGGTTTTTCTTTTAATGCTCCCATAACACTTTTCAAATGGTGGACATCAAACAGTTCGATAGCAGTTTATAATCTTAGCTACGAATTATACAATTATCGCATTAGCCAAACTACGTTTTATGCAAGAACTTCCCATAATTTTATCATCAAAAACTTTTTAGATATAGATGCTGGAATAGACTATCGTTCGCCGTTTGTACGCGCCAACACAAAGATTGCCTATCAACTGTATACGGATTTTGGAATGAGTAAAAGACTTTTAGATAAAAGTTTAACATTACAATTCCGTATAGCAGATGTATTTAATACCGCTCGAGAAAAAGATAGGACGGAATTTGAGGGAACGAGGATTGATTTTTACCAGAAGAGACCTACCAGGACTTTCAGTTTATCAGTAAGCTATTCTTTTAGCTCAGGCAAAAAGTTTGATGCTAAGAGAATTGAGCAGAGTAATGATGATGAAAAAAGGAGAATTGGAAATTAA
- a CDS encoding ELKS/Rab6-interacting/CAST family protein, which yields MKLEENAVAEILKDVLEQGERTQKVIENLERKLEHKDGQITSLIKGFEDRFTNIQVKAPAPDLSPIEDAIASGLTNIIQTIEKNPRPINRQLRLTLFPEQVRNPEYYQVMMRWLVWIVLGSLFMILGYMLLSKRLG from the coding sequence ATGAAACTAGAGGAAAATGCAGTAGCAGAAATATTGAAGGATGTATTGGAACAGGGCGAAAGAACGCAGAAGGTAATTGAAAACCTGGAGCGGAAACTCGAACATAAGGATGGGCAGATTACAAGCTTGATCAAGGGTTTTGAAGACCGTTTTACAAATATTCAGGTCAAAGCGCCAGCGCCTGATCTTTCTCCGATTGAGGATGCAATCGCCAGTGGATTAACAAATATTATCCAAACGATCGAGAAGAATCCAAGGCCCATCAACAGGCAGTTGAGGCTTACACTTTTTCCAGAACAGGTGCGCAATCCGGAATACTATCAGGTCATGATGCGCTGGCTGGTCTGGATCGTTTTAGGCTCACTGTTTATGATACTAGGCTATATGCTTTTGAGCAAGCGTCTGGGTTAG
- a CDS encoding nucleotidyl transferase AbiEii/AbiGii toxin family protein yields the protein MLYKEAVTSGTLDLILELMKDQQLNSFYLVGGTALSLRIGHRKSIDIDLFSSSDFDGDGLAVYLRNNYGADVKRQKSNYVSGNIGEVDFDFISHKYPSIKPIEKIDGIRMMSNEDISAMKINAIVNSGQRIKDFIDVHYLLKEISLSEMLDYYIQKYPNVDSNTAKSSLLYHHDIDFTVPVILTDSNLKWLDVQGSISEAVMKHTSLQESKAFNKKIQEVKSQRKNDRSKGMGR from the coding sequence ATGTTATACAAAGAAGCAGTTACATCAGGGACACTGGATTTAATCCTGGAGCTGATGAAAGATCAGCAGCTTAATTCATTTTATCTTGTAGGAGGCACAGCTTTATCGCTTAGGATTGGGCACAGAAAGTCTATAGATATTGATCTTTTTAGTTCTTCCGATTTTGATGGTGACGGTTTAGCAGTGTACTTAAGGAATAATTATGGAGCAGATGTTAAACGTCAGAAAAGCAATTATGTAAGTGGAAATATAGGTGAGGTTGATTTTGACTTTATCTCACATAAGTATCCTTCCATTAAGCCAATTGAAAAAATAGATGGGATTAGGATGATGTCCAATGAAGACATCTCAGCTATGAAAATCAATGCGATAGTTAATAGTGGACAGCGAATAAAGGATTTCATAGACGTCCACTATTTATTAAAGGAGATATCACTCAGTGAAATGTTAGATTACTACATACAGAAATATCCTAATGTTGATTCTAATACTGCTAAATCCTCATTACTGTATCATCATGATATTGACTTTACTGTTCCGGTAATACTAACGGATAGTAACCTAAAGTGGCTTGATGTGCAGGGTAGCATTTCTGAGGCAGTAATGAAGCATACCAGCTTGCAGGAAAGCAAGGCCTTTAATAAAAAAATACAGGAAGTAAAAAGCCAGCGGAAAAATGATCGTAGCAAGGGAATGGGTCGTTAG
- the istB gene encoding IS21-like element helper ATPase IstB yields MNTNTLDKMRRLKFYGMFHAFKSSIETGQTTEYTADELLAHLIEAEWDDRQNRKIERQILYARFRYKASIEDLHYHVERSIDRNQIMRLADCTFIDRFENLLITGSTGIGKSYLASAIGYQACMLGYRVLYGSTPKLFAKLKMAKADGSYIKEVSRIEKQQLLILDDFGIQPFDSQSRAALMEIIEDRHGKTSLIITSQLPVSKWHEVIGEKTIADAILDRIVHDAHRIELKGESMRKKRTVAPENTYL; encoded by the coding sequence ATGAATACGAATACACTTGACAAAATGCGAAGGCTGAAGTTCTACGGAATGTTCCATGCCTTCAAGAGCAGTATTGAAACCGGGCAGACCACAGAGTATACCGCTGATGAGCTGTTGGCCCATCTAATAGAGGCTGAATGGGATGACAGGCAAAACCGAAAGATTGAACGCCAGATCCTTTATGCCAGGTTCCGTTACAAGGCATCTATCGAGGATCTGCATTATCATGTAGAAAGAAGTATTGACAGGAACCAGATTATGAGATTGGCGGACTGTACCTTCATCGACAGGTTTGAAAACCTACTCATAACAGGAAGTACTGGGATAGGAAAAAGTTATCTTGCCTCAGCAATCGGTTATCAGGCATGTATGCTCGGTTACAGGGTTCTGTATGGAAGTACACCAAAGCTGTTCGCAAAGTTAAAGATGGCAAAGGCTGACGGATCTTATATCAAAGAGGTCTCACGTATTGAAAAACAACAGCTTCTGATACTGGACGATTTCGGGATACAGCCATTTGACTCACAAAGTAGGGCTGCCCTTATGGAGATCATTGAGGATAGGCATGGTAAGACATCTCTTATTATAACATCACAGCTGCCGGTAAGTAAATGGCATGAGGTAATTGGAGAAAAAACGATTGCAGATGCAATCTTGGACAGGATTGTTCACGATGCCCACAGGATAGAACTCAAGGGCGAATCGATGCGCAAGAAAAGAACCGTTGCTCCCGAAAATACCTATCTGTAA
- a CDS encoding relaxase/mobilization nuclease domain-containing protein, which produces MIGKISTGKSFSGCLSYLHDGRLQENQELQLEEMAKKQAEVLHYNNCFGTKKQVIRQLVEVSRLNPNLARPVFHASLSFALADGGLLDEQQKADIGISLARSFGFDRNQFVVISHGDTEHEHIHIVGNRVGYDGKTAGDGNSYKRIAEFCREMEREYSLTQVLSPNRFLKPEQRIQITSRSDSRKERLKGVLEWAIGKSTNMDQVKARMEKQGYGVELARGIAFTDGQLVRTKGSEVGYSLARIIEKLERKRLLREKEKLASVKQEQLKENKSRGLSI; this is translated from the coding sequence ATGATAGGGAAAATCTCTACTGGAAAGAGTTTCAGCGGTTGCCTAAGCTATCTTCATGATGGCAGGCTTCAGGAAAACCAGGAACTGCAACTTGAGGAGATGGCAAAGAAACAGGCAGAGGTCCTGCATTACAATAACTGCTTCGGGACAAAGAAACAGGTTATCAGGCAGCTGGTGGAAGTGAGCAGGCTCAACCCGAACCTGGCAAGGCCGGTTTTCCATGCCTCGCTAAGCTTTGCGCTTGCTGATGGTGGGTTGCTGGATGAACAGCAGAAGGCGGACATCGGTATCTCGCTTGCCAGAAGCTTCGGCTTTGACAGGAACCAGTTTGTAGTGATCTCGCATGGTGACACCGAACATGAGCATATCCACATCGTTGGAAACAGGGTGGGATATGATGGAAAAACAGCAGGTGATGGTAACAGTTATAAAAGGATAGCAGAATTCTGCAGGGAAATGGAAAGGGAATATAGCCTGACCCAGGTACTGAGTCCAAACCGCTTTCTCAAGCCCGAACAACGTATCCAGATAACCAGTCGCTCAGATAGCAGGAAGGAAAGGCTAAAGGGAGTGCTCGAATGGGCAATCGGCAAATCAACAAACATGGATCAGGTTAAGGCTAGAATGGAAAAACAGGGTTACGGGGTGGAACTGGCAAGGGGCATCGCCTTTACCGACGGACAGCTGGTCAGGACAAAGGGCAGCGAGGTAGGCTATAGCCTGGCCAGGATTATAGAAAAACTGGAGAGAAAAAGGCTACTAAGAGAAAAGGAAAAGCTTGCCTCTGTAAAACAGGAGCAATTAAAAGAAAATAAATCAAGGGGGCTATCAATCTAA
- a CDS encoding FecR domain-containing protein → MPIVRTGQFGPKSGGQFPAEQVVSLNRNGVVNFSEISNLASKLEKKYDVKIEIRSEALKEKRFSGTFTNETIHQALEALKLSYPLTYTVNQRLITIKD, encoded by the coding sequence TTGCCGATCGTTCGGACTGGTCAATTTGGTCCGAAATCCGGTGGTCAGTTTCCCGCGGAACAGGTGGTCAGTTTAAACCGAAACGGGGTGGTCAATTTCAGCGAAATCTCCAATTTAGCTTCAAAGCTGGAAAAGAAATATGATGTAAAGATTGAAATTCGAAGCGAAGCTTTGAAAGAGAAACGGTTTAGCGGAACATTTACCAACGAAACCATACATCAAGCCTTAGAAGCACTGAAACTTTCCTATCCATTAACCTATACTGTTAACCAACGGTTGATAACCATTAAGGACTAG
- a CDS encoding site-specific integrase, with amino-acid sequence MKTNFSLLFHAKRPKNQQKRIVPIYVRITVAGLRSETTTGVNCDLDRWNPKTGRQIGSKEDAKNFNGYLDNIRAEIYQAHKSLSESTEEITAESIKCKWLGTESEIHTVMEAVKLHNQKMEALIGSGYALGTLKRFQVLERHVSAFLQKKHKLSDLNIKKINRPFISDFEFFLRTENKCSGNTAAKYLKNFGKILRISIVLGWIDIDPMFGYKFKMKPVERPFLSHEELLRLAVKKFSTERLSQVRDIFLFCCLTGLAYSDVEKLSLANIQMGIDGGTWIYTNRTKTGTRSAVPLLASAVVILDRYKDNPYCTNKDRALPVLSNQRMNEYLKEIAILCGIDKHLSSHIARHTFATTVTLLNGVPIESVSKMLGHTNIKTTQIYAKVIDIKVSADMVLLKERFSIVQ; translated from the coding sequence ATGAAAACAAATTTCAGTTTACTCTTCCATGCGAAGAGACCAAAAAACCAGCAAAAAAGAATTGTTCCAATTTATGTGCGTATCACTGTGGCAGGACTGCGTTCTGAAACAACTACCGGTGTTAATTGTGATCTCGATCGATGGAATCCTAAAACAGGTCGCCAAATCGGAAGTAAGGAAGATGCAAAAAACTTCAACGGATATCTAGACAATATTCGGGCGGAAATATACCAAGCTCACAAGTCACTATCCGAGTCGACTGAAGAAATTACAGCTGAAAGTATCAAGTGTAAGTGGTTAGGAACCGAGAGCGAAATCCATACGGTTATGGAAGCCGTTAAACTTCACAATCAAAAAATGGAAGCTTTAATTGGGAGTGGTTATGCACTAGGCACTCTTAAAAGATTTCAAGTATTAGAGCGTCATGTTTCAGCATTTCTTCAAAAGAAACATAAATTATCTGATTTGAACATCAAAAAAATTAATCGTCCTTTTATAAGCGACTTTGAATTTTTCTTGAGAACCGAAAATAAATGTTCAGGTAATACAGCTGCCAAATACCTGAAAAACTTTGGTAAGATTCTACGCATCAGTATCGTGCTTGGTTGGATTGATATCGATCCTATGTTTGGTTATAAGTTCAAGATGAAGCCGGTAGAGCGCCCTTTTTTATCACATGAGGAACTTTTAAGATTGGCAGTCAAAAAATTTTCAACTGAAAGACTTTCCCAGGTCAGGGATATTTTTCTTTTTTGTTGTCTTACAGGACTTGCGTATTCTGATGTGGAAAAACTGAGTTTAGCCAATATACAAATGGGCATAGATGGTGGTACTTGGATTTATACAAACAGGACAAAAACAGGTACTCGTTCTGCAGTTCCATTACTAGCTTCAGCTGTTGTAATACTGGATAGGTACAAAGATAACCCTTATTGTACCAATAAGGATAGGGCACTTCCAGTGTTGAGCAACCAAAGGATGAACGAGTATCTAAAGGAGATTGCAATTCTTTGCGGAATCGATAAACACTTGAGCTCTCATATTGCACGACATACATTTGCTACAACAGTCACTTTACTGAATGGAGTTCCGATCGAAAGTGTTTCAAAAATGCTGGGACATACTAATATTAAAACAACACAGATTTATGCAAAGGTGATAGATATTAAAGTAAGTGCGGATATGGTGCTATTAAAAGAAAGATTTTCGATTGTTCAATAG
- a CDS encoding DUF6922 domain-containing protein has translation MMIKQVNKRVVVVQWKRFAGTDINVFSSLKGFCDSYPAYNYHTLNNYLSKKKIPFENSDIKIERQPLYKQVKRPDLPKVLFWDFDFDKIDWNRSYKTVIERVLDKGTPLDWKEMIEFYGKENVVNALKRDITFLTDMTIEAVCKYFQLSKEELKCYTKKQLHQGHWI, from the coding sequence ATGATGATTAAGCAAGTCAATAAGCGAGTTGTTGTGGTACAATGGAAACGTTTCGCCGGAACTGATATTAATGTTTTTTCTAGCCTTAAGGGGTTTTGTGACAGCTACCCAGCTTATAACTATCATACACTTAACAATTATCTTTCCAAAAAGAAGATTCCTTTTGAGAACAGCGATATCAAGATCGAGCGGCAGCCTTTATACAAGCAGGTAAAAAGACCAGACCTTCCAAAGGTTTTATTCTGGGACTTTGATTTCGATAAGATAGACTGGAACAGGAGTTATAAAACAGTAATCGAAAGAGTGCTTGATAAGGGCACTCCTCTTGATTGGAAAGAAATGATTGAATTCTATGGGAAAGAAAATGTTGTCAACGCATTGAAGCGTGACATTACTTTCCTAACAGATATGACAATTGAAGCCGTTTGCAAATATTTTCAATTGAGTAAAGAAGAACTCAAATGTTATACAAAGAAGCAGTTACATCAGGGACACTGGATTTAA
- a CDS encoding plasmid mobilization protein: METKQTVKRANKGGRPKVQLKRDCSLSVMCNIIEKKLIQVNARKFNTSSSVYLRELGIRGSVKLKVRTLPKEVLLLTGTLNHLAANLNQIARKRNAGQALSAVERIQLGQQIGALQQTVEEIRMHIR; the protein is encoded by the coding sequence ATGGAAACAAAGCAAACCGTTAAGAGGGCAAATAAGGGTGGGCGTCCGAAGGTCCAGTTAAAACGGGACTGCTCTTTAAGCGTGATGTGCAACATCATAGAGAAGAAACTGATCCAGGTAAATGCAAGAAAGTTCAACACCTCCTCCTCGGTCTATCTCAGGGAGCTTGGAATAAGGGGAAGCGTAAAACTGAAAGTCCGGACACTTCCCAAAGAGGTGCTGCTGTTGACCGGAACCTTGAACCACCTGGCGGCAAACCTGAACCAGATTGCCCGGAAGCGCAATGCCGGGCAGGCGCTGAGTGCAGTGGAAAGGATACAGCTTGGCCAGCAGATTGGCGCCCTGCAGCAAACGGTGGAAGAAATAAGGATGCACATCAGATGA